A genomic segment from Solenopsis invicta isolate M01_SB chromosome 5, UNIL_Sinv_3.0, whole genome shotgun sequence encodes:
- the LOC105205730 gene encoding uncharacterized protein LOC105205730: MCVEKTAIMSTKASQFTRSGLTTQSRRIGEDKLSAVNSNTHVIVGRNGTHKNKIIHVVGLRRRLFATSKATTSNRDAAMPKRATTNVSRSFLINWPLNSK, encoded by the exons ATGTGCGTGGAAAAAACTGCCATTATGAGTACGAAAGCCAGCCAATTTACCCGATCTGGACTGACGA cACAGTCCAGGCGGATCGGAGAAGACAAACTGAGCGCAGTAAATTCTAACACTCACGTAATTGTCGGACGAAATGGCACGCACAAGAACAAGATAATACACGTCGTCGGTCTACGTAGGCGACTGTTCGCTACATCGAAAGCAACCACGTCAAATCGAGATGCCGCCATGCCGAAGCGAGCAACAACAAACGTCTCTCGAAGCTTTCTTATCAATTGGCCTCTGAACTCCAAATGA